A window of Scophthalmus maximus strain ysfricsl-2021 chromosome 10, ASM2237912v1, whole genome shotgun sequence contains these coding sequences:
- the asrgl1 gene encoding isoaspartyl peptidase/L-asparaginase: MLPVVVVHGGAGHIPKERSETAASGVCSAARAGYAVLRGGGSSMDAVVEAVSQLENNPSFNAGCGSVLNVKGEVEMDAIVMDGKTLGSGAVSAVRNIANPVQLARLVMDKTSHACLTAEGANQFAWAMGVPKVPEESLITEYSVMRWTKNLAPDANPVECQMGKMGTVGAVAVDSEGNIACATSTGGLLNKMVGRVGDTPCIGGGGYADNEAGAVSTTGHGEAIMKVTLARLILFHMEQGQSVEAASDLGLAYMKSRVGGLGGVVTVDPQGHWAARFSSLQMAWAAAQRDTLHYGLYAGEHVTQSIDNPH; this comes from the exons ATGTTGCCAGTGGTGGTGGTCCACGGAGGGGCGGGTCATATCCCAAAGGAGCGGTCGGAAACGGCCGCCTCAGGGGTGTGCTCAGCAGCCCGGGCGGGGTACGCCGTACTCcggggaggggggagcagcATGGATGCAGTGGTAGAGGCCGTTTCCCAGCTGGAGAATAATCCCTCCTTCAACGCAG GATGCGGGTCAGTGCTGAATGTGAaaggggaggtggagatggaCGCCATTGTGATGGACGGGAAGACACTGGGAAGCGGTGCCGTCTCTGCTGTTCGCAATATAGCCAACCCTGTTCAGCTAGCAAGACTGGTTATGGACAAG ACCAGTCATGCGTGTTTGACAGCAGAGGGTGCCAATCAGTTCGCCTGGGCCATGGGCGTCCCTAAAGTCCCTGAGGAGTCCCTCATCACGGAGTACTCCGTCATGCGCTGGACAAAGAACCTGGCCCCCGATGCCAACCCTGTGGAGTGCCAAAT GGGGAAGATGGGCACGGTCGGAGCGGTGGCGGTGGACAGCGAGGGCAACATAGCCTGTGCAACCTCCACCGGCGGACTACTGAACAAGATGGTGGGACGGGTGGGCGACACACCCTGCATAG GCGGCGGAGGTTATGCCGACAACGAGGCGGGAGCAGTGTCAACCACGGGCCACGGAGAAGCCATCATGAAAGTTACTCTGGCAAGACTCATCCTGTTCCACATGGAGCAAG gtcAGTCAGTAGAGGCAGCCAGTGACTTGGGCCTGGCCTACATGAAGTCCAGAGTGGGCGGGCTGGGTGGGGTGGTGACAGTGGACCCCCAGGGCCACTGGGCCGCTCGCTTCTCCAGCCTGCAAATGGCCTGGGCTGCAGCGCAGAGAGACACGCTGCACTATGGCCTCTACGCCGGGGAACACGTCACCCAGAGCATTGACAATCCCCACTGA